One Acetobacterium sp. KB-1 DNA segment encodes these proteins:
- the dcd gene encoding dCTP deaminase, translating to MILSDKTIYKYLESGELVIDPLEKGQVQPASVDIRLGTSFLKLDENNFEAMSLTDEIKYISMEADEIVIPSNSFLLATTMEYIKLPCNLTAFVEGRSSIGRMGLFIQNAGWVDPGFEGEITLELYNANRLPIKLEKGRRICQLVFAQMDGMALNPYQGKYQGQRSAVGSRIFLDEEC from the coding sequence ATGATTTTATCGGATAAAACCATTTATAAATATTTAGAAAGCGGTGAGTTGGTCATCGACCCACTGGAAAAGGGCCAGGTGCAGCCGGCATCCGTGGACATTCGTTTGGGGACCAGCTTTTTAAAACTGGATGAGAATAATTTTGAGGCCATGTCGCTTACAGACGAAATTAAGTATATATCCATGGAAGCAGATGAGATTGTTATTCCATCGAATTCGTTTCTTTTGGCAACAACGATGGAGTATATTAAGCTGCCCTGCAACCTGACGGCCTTTGTGGAGGGACGAAGCTCCATTGGTCGGATGGGGTTATTTATTCAGAATGCGGGATGGGTGGATCCGGGCTTTGAAGGGGAGATTACCCTGGAACTTTATAATGCCAACCGCCTGCCCATTAAACTGGAAAAGGGTCGACGGATCTGCCAACTGGTCTTTGCCCAAATGGATGGTATGGCCTTAAACCCCTATCAGGGGAAATATCAGGGGCAACGTTCGGCAGTGGGAAGCCGCATTTTTCTCGATGAGGAATGCTGA
- a CDS encoding cysteine desulfurase family protein, with amino-acid sequence MKEIYLDNAATTRVHPQVAKKMMDALMNNYGNPSSLHRLGIRSEQAIKEVREAVAQSLNCQTPEIYFTSGGTEGNNMIIQGVVENKKRNRMRIITSAIEHPSVLDVFTFYENHQIEVVVLGVDTQGHIDQDQLKAAINEETILVSIMGVNNELGTIQDLKAIGKIVKMVNPKCVFHADFVQGFMKIPVDVKACQLDALTLSGHKIFGPKGVGAVYIKKGTDIKPLLRGGGQESNMRSGTENVPGIIGLGEAIRLRKDSFTAEFEVIRNLRAAFIDEIEAKIDDIKINGDLNGSPYVLNVSFNRVRGEVLLHSLEAKGIFVSTGSACSSHKKEKQYVLKAIGLAEEYKEGTIRISFSNDITQDDVKPAVAAIAQAVASLRLLVKPRKNR; translated from the coding sequence ATGAAAGAAATTTATTTAGATAATGCGGCAACCACCAGGGTCCATCCCCAGGTTGCTAAGAAGATGATGGATGCCCTGATGAATAACTATGGGAATCCATCATCACTCCACCGCTTGGGAATTCGGAGTGAACAAGCCATCAAGGAAGTTCGGGAAGCAGTCGCCCAAAGCCTGAACTGCCAAACCCCGGAAATCTATTTTACTTCGGGTGGAACCGAAGGTAATAATATGATTATCCAGGGGGTGGTAGAGAATAAAAAACGTAATCGAATGCGAATTATCACCTCAGCGATTGAACACCCATCGGTACTGGATGTATTTACCTTTTATGAAAACCATCAGATTGAAGTCGTTGTTCTCGGGGTAGACACCCAGGGACACATTGACCAGGATCAACTAAAAGCGGCGATCAACGAAGAAACCATCTTAGTCAGCATTATGGGGGTGAACAATGAACTGGGAACCATTCAGGATCTAAAAGCGATTGGCAAGATCGTCAAGATGGTGAATCCCAAATGTGTTTTTCATGCCGATTTTGTTCAGGGCTTTATGAAGATCCCCGTCGATGTTAAAGCTTGCCAGTTGGACGCTTTAACGCTGTCAGGCCATAAGATTTTTGGACCTAAAGGGGTGGGTGCGGTTTATATAAAAAAGGGTACGGATATTAAACCGTTGCTGCGGGGCGGCGGCCAGGAAAGCAATATGCGTTCGGGGACGGAAAATGTCCCGGGAATTATTGGTTTAGGAGAAGCCATTCGTTTGCGGAAAGACTCGTTTACCGCTGAGTTTGAAGTGATTAGAAACCTGCGAGCTGCTTTTATCGACGAAATCGAGGCGAAGATCGATGATATCAAAATAAACGGGGATCTCAATGGCAGTCCCTATGTGCTCAACGTTTCCTTTAACCGGGTACGGGGCGAGGTGTTGCTGCACAGCCTCGAAGCCAAAGGGATTTTTGTCTCTACCGGCTCAGCCTGTTCGTCTCATAAAAAGGAGAAACAGTATGTTCTTAAAGCGATTGGGCTGGCCGAAGAATATAAAGAAGGAACCATTCGCATCAGCTTTTCAAATGACATCACCCAAGACGATGTTAAGCCCGCGGTGGCAGCCATTGCCCAGGCAGTGGCAAGCTTACGGCTATTAGTTAAACCAAGAAAAAATAGATGA
- the thiI gene encoding tRNA uracil 4-sulfurtransferase ThiI: MEHVILVRYGEIALKGLNRNYFIELLAKNIRTTLRSVPSAKVKKIQGRLIVNVSDEDLNRAMERVQKVFGIVSISPAIVIDSDITAIEENAIEQVRSAQDIKTFKITAKRGDKTFPIKSPDLCCRLGEVVLDNVTGITVDIHSPDLNLWVEVREQTYMYHQFIACNGGLPVGCSGKGALLLSGGIDSPVAGYLMAKRGVEVIGVYFHSFPFTSDRTKEKVIDLAKIMSQYCGKIKLFVVPFTEIQTKIVEMCPDRQTTIIMRRYMMRIAEMIANNEGAKAMITGESLGQVASQTMEGLAATNAVAEMPVFRPLIGFDKTEIVKIAETIGTFETSILPYEDCCTIFVPKHPETKPKVSEMLRSEEKISEMMVEMMATAVAESEVVTL, encoded by the coding sequence ATGGAACATGTTATTCTGGTTCGATACGGGGAGATTGCCCTAAAAGGGTTGAACCGTAATTATTTTATCGAATTATTGGCAAAAAATATCAGAACTACCCTGCGCAGTGTACCATCGGCAAAGGTTAAAAAAATACAGGGGCGCTTGATTGTTAATGTCAGCGATGAAGATCTAAACCGGGCCATGGAGCGGGTGCAAAAAGTATTCGGGATTGTCTCCATTAGCCCGGCTATCGTCATTGACAGTGATATTACGGCGATTGAAGAAAATGCCATTGAGCAGGTACGATCGGCACAGGACATCAAAACCTTTAAGATCACCGCCAAACGGGGCGATAAAACCTTCCCGATCAAATCCCCCGATCTATGCTGTCGTCTGGGTGAAGTGGTGTTGGATAACGTTACGGGTATCACCGTCGATATTCACAGCCCGGATTTAAATCTGTGGGTGGAAGTTCGCGAACAGACCTATATGTATCATCAGTTTATTGCTTGCAACGGCGGTTTGCCGGTCGGCTGCAGCGGCAAAGGGGCACTTTTATTATCCGGCGGCATCGATAGTCCGGTGGCCGGTTATCTGATGGCTAAGCGGGGGGTCGAAGTCATTGGCGTCTATTTCCACAGCTTCCCCTTCACCAGTGACCGGACCAAGGAAAAGGTTATCGATCTGGCTAAGATCATGAGTCAGTATTGCGGCAAAATCAAACTCTTTGTCGTACCCTTTACCGAGATCCAAACCAAGATTGTGGAAATGTGTCCGGATCGGCAGACGACCATTATTATGCGTCGCTATATGATGCGGATTGCTGAGATGATTGCCAATAACGAAGGGGCCAAGGCGATGATTACCGGGGAAAGCCTGGGTCAGGTTGCCAGCCAGACGATGGAAGGGTTGGCGGCTACCAACGCGGTGGCCGAAATGCCAGTTTTTAGACCGCTGATTGGTTTTGATAAAACTGAAATTGTCAAGATTGCCGAAACCATTGGCACCTTTGAAACTTCGATCCTACCCTATGAAGATTGCTGTACCATTTTTGTGCCCAAACATCCGGAAACCAAACCAAAGGTTTCGGAGATGCTACGTTCCGAAGAAAAGATTTCGGAAATGATGGTAGAGATGATGGCCACAGCCGTGGCCGAATCTGAAGTGGTCACACTCTAG
- the hflX gene encoding GTPase HflX — protein MADNNKSGIRQSYIKELDDLVGYEMENQVLLDEYVLEIMKRLTLATKREVLICTNDKNRVQWVNIGDAATVNIGNAEMLYHVKALNKYRVIHTHPGGNPRLSDEDFSAAKKQNLQCIIAIGVDEKIPVSFSIGVPVVEEATMEYGQALFKTLKELNTFPLEHYILLADRFIKDDPDNKFDSEDEEERALLIGLDLPGNKGVELVDSMEELQQLVKTAGGTVLEQVCQARSQIDTTFYVGKGKLSELIKVIQNNDINLIVANDELNARQIANIEAATGTKTVDRTTIILDIFARHAKTKEGKLQVELAQQKYRMSHLKGLGIVMSRTGGGIGTRGPGEKKLETDRRHIRKQLEELEARIERINKSNQLNAVQRGKNKIKTVGLIGYTNSGKSTLFNHLTQSEVVTKDGLFITLDSTLRKVDPEQGDYLVSDTVGFIDKLPHDLIKAFKTTLMEVETADLLLHVVDVSNHNYEAQITVVNQVLMDIGAGNKKVMMVYNKIDKLTEADREAFLLKNQEAVDELTLYISAKEKLEVDILFEAVSRVLVGEKREIKLLIPYDDNKALAQLHEMKVVQEIDYQAEGNLVTIVMTDDFPIHLFLKYQVTEV, from the coding sequence ATGGCAGATAATAATAAAAGTGGCATTCGCCAAAGCTATATAAAAGAGTTGGATGACCTGGTTGGTTATGAAATGGAAAATCAGGTTCTTTTGGATGAATATGTGTTAGAAATCATGAAACGGTTGACCCTGGCAACGAAGCGAGAAGTGCTGATCTGCACCAATGACAAAAACCGGGTTCAGTGGGTGAATATCGGGGATGCAGCGACGGTCAATATCGGTAATGCCGAAATGTTATATCACGTTAAGGCGCTCAATAAATACCGGGTGATTCACACCCATCCCGGTGGCAATCCGCGACTGTCTGACGAGGATTTTTCAGCAGCAAAAAAGCAGAATCTCCAGTGCATTATTGCCATTGGGGTGGATGAAAAAATACCAGTAAGCTTTAGCATCGGTGTGCCAGTGGTTGAAGAAGCGACGATGGAATATGGTCAGGCATTGTTTAAAACCCTGAAGGAGCTCAATACGTTTCCGTTGGAGCATTACATTCTATTGGCAGATCGGTTTATCAAAGACGATCCTGACAATAAGTTTGATTCCGAAGATGAAGAAGAGCGCGCCTTGCTGATTGGTTTGGATCTGCCCGGAAACAAAGGGGTAGAGCTGGTTGACTCGATGGAAGAATTGCAGCAACTGGTAAAAACAGCCGGAGGAACCGTACTGGAACAGGTTTGTCAGGCCAGAAGCCAGATTGATACCACCTTTTATGTGGGCAAGGGCAAGCTTTCGGAACTGATCAAGGTGATTCAGAACAATGACATCAATCTGATTGTCGCCAATGACGAGTTGAACGCTCGCCAGATTGCCAATATCGAAGCCGCCACCGGAACCAAAACGGTGGATCGAACCACCATTATTCTGGATATTTTTGCCCGTCATGCCAAAACCAAAGAAGGCAAGCTGCAGGTGGAATTGGCCCAGCAGAAATATCGGATGAGCCATCTAAAAGGATTGGGGATTGTCATGTCCCGAACCGGCGGCGGCATCGGTACCCGCGGCCCCGGTGAAAAGAAATTAGAAACCGATCGGCGTCATATTCGCAAACAGTTAGAAGAACTGGAAGCCCGAATTGAACGGATCAATAAAAGCAATCAGCTCAATGCCGTTCAGCGCGGAAAAAATAAAATTAAAACGGTTGGTTTAATCGGCTATACCAACTCCGGCAAAAGCACCTTGTTTAATCACCTGACTCAAAGTGAGGTGGTGACCAAAGATGGTCTCTTTATCACCCTGGATTCGACCCTTAGAAAGGTCGATCCGGAACAGGGGGATTATCTGGTCTCGGATACCGTTGGCTTTATCGATAAGCTGCCTCATGATTTAATTAAGGCCTTTAAGACCACCCTGATGGAAGTGGAGACAGCGGATTTGCTGCTTCATGTGGTTGATGTTTCCAATCATAATTACGAGGCCCAAATCACCGTGGTTAATCAGGTTCTTATGGATATCGGTGCGGGCAACAAAAAAGTGATGATGGTCTATAACAAAATCGATAAATTGACCGAGGCGGACCGGGAAGCCTTTTTGCTTAAAAATCAGGAAGCCGTCGATGAGCTGACCCTCTATATTTCTGCTAAAGAAAAGCTCGAAGTCGATATTTTATTTGAAGCAGTGAGTCGGGTACTCGTTGGGGAAAAAAGAGAAATAAAGCTATTGATTCCCTATGATGACAACAAAGCGCTGGCGCAATTGCATGAAATGAAGGTGGTTCAGGAAATTGATTACCAGGCAGAGGGCAATCTGGTCACCATTGTAATGACTGATGATTTTCCGATTCATCTTTTTTTGAAGTATCAGGTAACAGAGGTATAA
- a CDS encoding YigZ family protein: MDDYNTVLIPDETELEIKKSRFINLVFHIEAEEEAEAILAEIRKKHYKATHVCWAYVLNTNPRRQKASDDGEPSGTAGKPILEVIDHRELKDVLVVVIRYFGGIKLGTGGLIRAYGGGASDVLNHCRVVKKQFSDQLQVVLSYTSYGGVSSGLLERDVIPVNEDFGEKVTLSFEIPVADTNRFLAWVEDKTNGTARIIRGEQAFVDVALS, encoded by the coding sequence GTGGATGATTATAATACGGTTCTAATCCCGGATGAAACCGAACTTGAAATCAAAAAGTCTCGCTTTATCAATTTGGTTTTTCATATTGAAGCGGAGGAGGAAGCAGAAGCGATTCTGGCCGAAATCCGTAAAAAGCATTATAAGGCCACCCATGTCTGCTGGGCCTATGTGCTCAATACCAATCCCCGGCGCCAAAAAGCCAGCGATGATGGCGAACCTTCCGGCACCGCCGGCAAACCGATTCTGGAGGTCATTGATCACCGGGAGTTAAAAGATGTGCTGGTGGTGGTAATTCGCTATTTTGGCGGCATCAAGCTGGGCACCGGCGGTCTGATCCGGGCCTATGGCGGTGGTGCCAGCGATGTTCTTAATCATTGCCGCGTGGTTAAAAAACAGTTTTCTGACCAATTGCAGGTGGTGCTCAGTTATACCAGTTATGGGGGCGTGAGTAGCGGTTTATTAGAGCGGGACGTGATTCCGGTGAATGAAGATTTTGGTGAAAAGGTAACCCTATCCTTTGAGATCCCGGTGGCCGATACAAACCGGTTTTTAGCCTGGGTTGAGGATAAAACCAACGGCACCGCCAGGATTATCCGCGGTGAACAGGCGTTTGTTGACGTGGCCCTGTCATGA
- a CDS encoding PTS transporter subunit IIC, translating to MEKEKKYSGFKDFLQQKDIQFSVQRYLMEALKYMAFGLFGTLLMGSILNQIGILFHIPFLSETLWPVAMAMTGPAIAVAVAYSLKAPPLVLFSITVAGALGNTLGGPAGAFFAAAVGAEFGKAVSGETKVDILVTPFVTMMMGSLTAMVVGPPIGALMVGLGEVIMWATVQQPIIMGAVIAVIVGIVLTLPISSAALCIMLGLSGLAGGAATVGCCCQMVGFAIQSYRDNGVGGLAAQGIGTSMIQMPNIIKNWKIWIPPTLASAILGPFATTVFQMKNTPIASGMGTCGFVGQIGTVMAMTEAGDSTFNIVAGIALLQFILPGLLTYLFYRVLHARGWIKDGDLKLDI from the coding sequence ATGGAGAAAGAAAAAAAGTACTCGGGGTTCAAGGATTTTTTGCAGCAGAAGGATATCCAGTTCTCGGTTCAGCGCTATTTAATGGAAGCCCTGAAATACATGGCTTTTGGGTTATTTGGAACCCTGCTGATGGGGAGTATCCTCAATCAGATCGGGATTTTATTTCATATTCCTTTTTTAAGTGAAACGCTTTGGCCGGTAGCCATGGCGATGACCGGCCCGGCGATTGCGGTTGCAGTTGCTTATAGTTTAAAGGCACCGCCTTTGGTGCTTTTTTCCATTACCGTGGCGGGTGCTCTGGGAAATACCCTGGGTGGGCCGGCCGGTGCTTTTTTTGCCGCGGCGGTGGGCGCAGAATTTGGGAAGGCTGTTTCTGGTGAGACGAAGGTAGATATATTGGTTACCCCCTTTGTGACGATGATGATGGGATCTCTGACTGCGATGGTTGTTGGCCCACCGATCGGGGCATTGATGGTTGGTTTAGGAGAAGTGATTATGTGGGCAACGGTGCAGCAACCGATTATTATGGGTGCTGTTATCGCTGTTATCGTCGGGATTGTGCTAACCCTGCCGATTTCCAGTGCGGCCTTATGTATTATGCTGGGACTTTCAGGTCTTGCCGGGGGGGCGGCTACGGTTGGCTGCTGTTGTCAGATGGTCGGTTTTGCGATACAGAGCTATCGGGATAATGGTGTCGGCGGTCTGGCTGCTCAGGGGATTGGAACCTCGATGATCCAAATGCCCAATATCATCAAGAACTGGAAGATCTGGATTCCTCCCACTCTGGCATCTGCTATTTTGGGACCCTTTGCTACCACTGTTTTTCAGATGAAGAATACGCCGATTGCGTCAGGAATGGGTACCTGTGGTTTTGTGGGGCAAATTGGGACGGTCATGGCGATGACGGAAGCTGGAGATTCGACGTTTAATATTGTTGCCGGGATTGCCTTGCTTCAATTTATTCTTCCGGGTCTATTGACCTATCTGTTTTACCGCGTTCTCCATGCCAGAGGCTGGATTAAAGATGGGGATTTAAAACTGGATATTTAG
- a CDS encoding VanZ family protein: protein MSKNKRVTFLFKLLLLAYLGFLFILTLLPDATNITYETTFNLVPLTTIDNFFYDIVVNGFINWEFLATKPTDPTEIVLYTFTDSFKNLAGNIILFMPLGLLYPLSRKIKVNFFHAFMVILGTTCTIELIQYLFLASRRADIDDIILNLIGGLMGYLIYKWIE, encoded by the coding sequence ATGAGCAAAAACAAGCGGGTTACATTTCTATTTAAGCTGCTTTTACTGGCTTATCTGGGATTTTTATTTATCCTGACCCTATTACCCGACGCAACGAATATTACCTACGAAACGACTTTTAATTTAGTGCCGCTTACCACCATTGATAACTTTTTTTATGATATTGTGGTGAATGGCTTTATTAATTGGGAATTTCTGGCGACTAAACCAACAGATCCAACTGAAATTGTGTTATACACCTTTACTGATTCTTTTAAAAATCTGGCGGGAAACATTATTTTGTTTATGCCTTTGGGTTTGTTATATCCTTTATCAAGAAAAATCAAGGTTAATTTCTTTCATGCATTTATGGTAATATTAGGCACCACCTGTACCATCGAGCTGATCCAGTATTTATTTCTGGCCAGCCGCCGGGCGGATATCGATGATATTATCTTGAATTTAATTGGTGGTTTGATGGGTTACCTGATTTATAAATGGATCGAGTAG
- the radA gene encoding DNA repair protein RadA: MAKKKSIFVCQNCGYDSPKWMGKCPECEKWNTMVEELDLAKMGSKENTRERGVYSRPKSLAEITFTGDTRYPTRNEEFDRVLGGGIVPGGMILLGGDPGIGKSTLLLQTTEALGNQGYKILYISGEESEQQLKMRGERMHVKSENISFLSEINIPYLLTIILEERPDIVIIDSIQTMYSPDITSAPGSVSQIRENTGALMQLAKKDNISMVLVGHVTKDGAIAGPRVLEHMVDTVLYFEGEKYHAYRVLRGVKNRFGSTNEIGIFEMTENGLESVANPSEMMLDSRPKNTCGSVVVPCIEGTRPLLIELQGLVSATGFGNPRRMATGMDYNRMVLLMAIMEKRLGIQMQSVDAYINVVGGIKVDEPALDLGVIAVLYSSLRDFQIPGDLMILGEVGLTGEVRNIQHIEKRLIEGKKLGFKRCIIPKGNQKGLKVAGMEVFPVDNIRSALDILL, translated from the coding sequence ATGGCCAAGAAAAAAAGTATTTTTGTCTGTCAGAACTGTGGTTATGATTCACCCAAATGGATGGGGAAATGCCCCGAGTGCGAAAAGTGGAATACCATGGTAGAGGAACTGGATCTTGCCAAAATGGGGAGCAAGGAAAATACCCGGGAGCGGGGCGTTTATTCCCGCCCGAAATCACTGGCTGAGATTACCTTTACCGGAGATACCCGGTATCCCACTCGCAATGAAGAGTTTGACCGGGTTTTAGGCGGCGGGATTGTGCCGGGAGGGATGATTCTGCTCGGCGGCGACCCGGGGATCGGGAAGTCAACGCTGTTACTGCAGACTACCGAGGCGCTCGGTAATCAGGGCTACAAAATTCTCTATATTTCCGGGGAAGAGTCGGAACAGCAATTAAAAATGCGGGGCGAACGGATGCATGTTAAATCCGAAAACATTTCCTTTTTATCAGAGATTAATATCCCTTATCTGCTTACCATTATTCTGGAAGAACGGCCGGATATTGTGATCATCGACTCGATTCAAACCATGTACAGCCCGGATATCACCTCAGCTCCGGGAAGTGTCAGCCAGATCCGGGAAAACACGGGTGCTTTAATGCAATTGGCCAAAAAAGACAATATCTCGATGGTGCTGGTCGGCCATGTCACCAAAGATGGTGCCATTGCCGGACCGCGCGTTTTAGAGCATATGGTCGATACGGTGCTCTATTTTGAGGGCGAAAAATATCACGCCTATCGGGTGCTGCGGGGGGTTAAAAACCGTTTTGGTTCCACCAATGAGATCGGCATTTTCGAAATGACCGAAAATGGTCTGGAGTCGGTGGCTAATCCATCGGAAATGATGCTCGACAGCCGCCCCAAAAATACCTGCGGTTCGGTGGTCGTGCCCTGTATCGAGGGTACCCGACCACTACTAATTGAGCTTCAAGGTCTGGTTTCGGCCACCGGTTTTGGGAATCCCCGGCGGATGGCAACCGGCATGGATTATAACCGGATGGTGCTATTAATGGCGATTATGGAAAAACGACTGGGGATTCAGATGCAGTCGGTGGATGCTTATATCAATGTGGTGGGTGGCATCAAGGTGGATGAACCCGCTTTGGATCTTGGGGTGATCGCGGTGCTTTATTCCAGCCTCCGGGATTTTCAAATCCCTGGCGATTTGATGATCCTGGGTGAGGTCGGATTAACCGGTGAGGTGCGAAACATTCAGCATATTGAAAAACGGCTCATCGAAGGAAAAAAATTAGGCTTTAAACGCTGTATTATTCCTAAAGGGAACCAAAAGGGTTTAAAAGTAGCCGGAATGGAAGTTTTCCCGGTCGATAATATCCGCTCGGCACTGGATATTCTGCTATAA
- the ruvA gene encoding Holliday junction branch migration protein RuvA, producing the protein MYEYMIGSLEEQAMDYVVIDLNRMGYKVKVSTNTLNELPNLHSEVKLHLHQVIKEDEVSLYGFATTDEREIFRTMIGISGIGPKAAMGLLSQFSRNELIGHIVSDDPKSIAKAPGIGIKTASRIILELKDRYKDVTVGDLKVVDLRGKDDNVAQAVNGLVGLGYSLSEASEMVSRAFTPASSIEELITGALRSANPLKGR; encoded by the coding sequence ATGTACGAATATATGATCGGGAGCCTGGAAGAGCAAGCCATGGATTATGTGGTCATTGATCTAAACCGCATGGGATACAAGGTAAAGGTATCCACCAATACACTAAATGAGCTGCCTAATCTGCATTCTGAGGTAAAGCTGCATCTTCATCAGGTGATTAAAGAAGACGAGGTGTCGCTTTATGGTTTTGCGACCACCGATGAACGGGAAATTTTTAGAACCATGATCGGGATTTCTGGAATTGGACCTAAAGCGGCGATGGGACTCTTGTCTCAGTTTAGCCGAAACGAACTGATTGGACATATCGTTAGTGATGATCCAAAGAGCATTGCCAAGGCACCGGGAATCGGGATTAAAACCGCCAGCCGGATTATTCTGGAGCTTAAAGATCGCTATAAGGATGTAACGGTGGGCGACCTTAAGGTCGTTGACTTACGGGGAAAAGACGATAATGTCGCCCAGGCTGTTAACGGACTGGTGGGTTTGGGCTATAGTTTATCGGAAGCTTCTGAGATGGTATCCCGGGCATTTACTCCCGCAAGCAGTATTGAAGAACTGATTACTGGTGCGCTCCGTTCGGCCAATCCATTGAAAGGACGATAA
- the ruvB gene encoding Holliday junction branch migration DNA helicase RuvB, with protein MKERIITSDFTELDVEIEKNLRPQGLDEYIGQEKVKKQMGIFIKAAQKRSESLDHVLLYGPPGLGKTTLANIIAREMGVGIKTTSGPAIEKAGDLAAILTSLKEGDILFIDEIHRLQRAVEEVLYPAMEDYALDIIIGKGPGARSIRLELPPFTLIGATTRVGLLTSPLRDRFGVIQRLELYNPEELATIIRRSSGIIGIEMDDEGAVELAIRSRGTPRIANRLLKRVRDYCEIEGRGVIDLKITREALELFEVDAVGLDEIDRIMLRTIVEKFDGGPVGIDTLAAAIGEEKNTIEEVYEPYLIQLGFLSKTPRGRVITSRGYAHLGLAELMNEALNPQQLKINFYDNEEEIDG; from the coding sequence ATGAAGGAACGAATTATCACTTCCGATTTTACGGAATTGGATGTTGAAATAGAGAAGAATTTAAGACCGCAGGGTCTGGATGAGTACATTGGTCAGGAAAAGGTTAAGAAGCAGATGGGGATCTTTATAAAAGCCGCCCAAAAACGAAGTGAAAGCCTGGATCATGTACTATTATACGGTCCGCCGGGGCTGGGGAAAACAACCCTGGCTAACATTATTGCCCGGGAAATGGGGGTGGGGATAAAAACCACCTCTGGTCCGGCGATTGAAAAGGCCGGCGATCTGGCCGCCATTCTGACGAGCTTAAAAGAAGGAGATATCCTCTTTATTGATGAGATCCATCGGCTGCAACGCGCGGTCGAAGAGGTTTTATACCCGGCTATGGAAGATTATGCCCTGGATATCATCATCGGCAAAGGTCCGGGCGCCCGCTCGATCCGGCTGGAGCTACCGCCCTTTACCTTAATTGGCGCCACCACCCGGGTAGGACTGCTGACCTCACCGCTACGGGATCGCTTTGGAGTGATCCAGCGATTGGAACTGTATAATCCTGAGGAGCTGGCTACGATTATCCGCCGTTCATCCGGCATTATCGGAATTGAAATGGATGATGAAGGAGCCGTTGAGCTGGCCATCCGTTCCCGCGGGACGCCGCGAATTGCCAATCGGCTGTTAAAACGGGTTCGCGATTATTGCGAAATTGAAGGCCGCGGCGTCATTGATCTTAAGATTACCCGCGAAGCGCTGGAACTTTTTGAAGTCGATGCAGTCGGTCTGGACGAGATTGATCGGATCATGCTCCGGACCATTGTCGAAAAGTTTGATGGCGGACCGGTGGGGATCGACACCCTGGCCGCCGCCATTGGTGAAGAGAAAAATACCATTGAAGAGGTCTATGAACCCTATCTGATTCAATTGGGATTTCTTTCGAAAACACCCCGGGGTCGGGTGATCACCAGTCGTGGTTATGCCCATCTGGGGTTAGCAGAATTAATGAATGAGGCCCTTAATCCGCAGCAATTAAAAATAAATTTTTATGACAACGAGGAAGAAATAGATGGATAA